Genomic window (Gasterosteus aculeatus chromosome 1, fGasAcu3.hap1.1, whole genome shotgun sequence):
CTTTCCTTGCCCACCGTGCATCagctgtgttttcctctcacgGTGCCTGCTTTCACTTTTTGCAGCTTGTCACCATCTAGTTAAAGAGATCTTTATCATACCAGAGACGCTCGCAGTCCGCCACCACCGTCTCTCAGGTACACTTTACCCCTTTCGGGTTTAAGTCACCTGAGGAAAATATACAAAGGGCAGCCCAAGGTTACACTAATGCCTTACATGTCTTCTTATCCCCAAATCTGCAGATGACGGCGTGGAGGGCAAGAGGGAGGCAGGTGGTCAGGCACAAGACTCCAAGGAGTACTGTGCCTCAGATAAGGACATTGTGGAGGTGGTGAGGACAGAGTATGTGTACACGCGGCCTCCGCCCTGGTCCGATGTGCTGGCCACCATCCACATCATCACCCCCACATACAGTCGACCGGTACAGAAGGCGGAGCTGACGCGGTTGGCAAACACCTTCCTCCATGTCCCCAACCTGCACTGGATCCTGGTGGAGGACGCCCAAAGGAGGACGCCCCTCGTCACGCGGCTCCTGCGGGAAACGGGACTTAACTACACCCACCTCAATGTGGAGACGCCCAAAAACTATAAGCTGCGCGGTGACACTCGGGACCCCAGGATTCCCAGGGGCACGATGCAGAGGAATCTGGCCCTGCGATGGCTGAGGGAGACCTTCAACGCCAACAGCAGCCAAGCTGGAATCGTCTACTTTGCAGACGACGACAACTCCTACAGCCTGGAGTTGTTCGAGGAGGTCAGAGTCGCTGTGCACTCGTGTTTGTTTCAGGCATTCCTTACAAACTCttggagagaaaaagacgcGGCACATTTACAGGAATTCACACTCTGGGGCGTCGCTACGACACCATTTCGGGGTTTTCAGGATGCTCGATATGTCACGGgatctgtgtgtgagaggtgctATGATGGTGTTTTGTCATTACCATAACCCAATCATAAGCATTTCTAAACTTTGGATTGTAAACCATGTTCCAAAGTTCACCCATTTCCTGTTCTGCACCACTATTGAAAATTCTCAAGCTAAATCGGCCTTCTAAATGCGGCTCCACTTGAGTCTCTGAAAAACAATCCCAGTGCAGAGCACACGGTGGGTAATTCAGGGGGTCTGGGAGATTCATTTGTTGTTTCATTCccagcacaaacacagacgcCAGTGGCTTTAGAAAGCTAGAAGGCTCAGCAGCCACtcggctaaaaaaaaaagtgagaggcTGGAATTGATCGGGGAGGCCAAGAATCAGTGAACCCTCAGCAATATGCTATGGTCCTTTTGTGCAAAGATCAGGTCAAAATTAAACCGACAGCTCTTTTAATCGGGCTCGAGGTGTCACGTTACGTCAGAGGACCGGAGACACGAGGACGttagtttttaatttaaagttgcctaacaaaaacagcaaaatgCAAAGGCAAACAAAACCAACTAGAATTGCCACATTTGACAGACAAAGACAATGAACCTAGAAGGACACAATGGACACACACGGTTTAAACACACCGGGAAGGTGATTGGACGCAGGAGGAAACAGTCAGGGACACGACAGACAATCAAAATCCCAGCGgtaaaacacaccagggcaggaagtgaagttaatccagggacacgagaggcagaacctacaaaataaaacacaccgtgacacaaagAAAGGGTAAAGCAGATTAAATATATTaggtgaaaaatacaaatatatcacTGCCCAGCCATAAACTCAGTAGTCTACGCATCCGTGGTATattatgcaacaaaaaaaatcacagcaGCTGGTTTTTAGCTGGTGGAGCAAAGTTTAGTTACGTAATCAGCGCATTTGAGGCCATCCATCTCCACATCAGTTGAACTACCTGAGCAGACACGGCCTCGGTCTTCTGACTATTGGCCTCAAGTCTTGTTAGAAGCGCAAACAGGTTCCAGAGTCAATGGAGCGTCAGGTATTGACGGGGCCTGTCATTACCTTTCTCTGGGAATCAGCCAAAGTGCTCAGTCTCCCTCGGAGAGGCCCTCCGTCACCTCTAACGGGCCTATTTATGGGTCAGAGTGACGGCCCtgaggggaaagagagagacacagacagagacagagtgaTAAAAAGAGAAGGTGACAGGCAGGGAGGGGACTGCCACTACACAATAGCTTGCCAACACCACATCAAATATTCAGCGAAAACACATTATAGGTGTTTAAGTGTCCTGTGTGGAGACAAGGTGGGAAGATGGATGTGCTCCGCTCCATGTGTTGCTCATTGTTTTCCCCTGGTTATTCTTCATTCACAATGGAAATACATTTGTATACTTGTATATGAAATAAATTAGACCTATTTAGATGTTGCTGAGAAGTCAGCATTGGAACACATGAAATTATTAAAATCCTGTACATATGtcctaaataataaataatcaactTTTAGCCAAACACACAACTGTAATATCCTGGAATTAGCTTCACATTTTTGCGGCTGATAACTATGCCTTAAAATGGGTGGCATGAGACTATAAAACTTTGTACAAACACATTATATTCACCGGAGTGGGGCGAGAGGaaatttgttgtgttttcatttgctcGGGTGCCAGAAGAAGAGGGATGTGTGCTATTTTACTCCGGCTGATATTCCCACTAGAGGCAGCAGGCGGAACACTCGTTTGCACATTTTCAGACGGGAAAACGGGCCCCTTCACATTTCCTACAGAAAGCTTGATTTATTCTGCACTTAGGTTGTCCGAACCGTGTGTCCGCGAGGgaagcaggtgtgtgtttgggatCCAAACCGGGTTCAGCTGTCGCACGTCTTCAGCTGTATTCGGGCCACACAACACGTGTAGAAGGTTTTAGCCGCATAATCACACGTATACGTGTGAGCGATCTCTCTTCCACCAATCTCATTGTGGGTGAACGTCCTGGCAaagtcccgccccccccgcctcccccctccccccaagcTAAAATCCACAAATTCCTATAAGTCCCCATCCCACGTAATGCTGTTCACAGTTCTCCGATCCTCTGAACTGACCACACACAGCAGCCCATCAGAGATTATACACACCAAGCTGATAGATTATATATATCCTGTGCAAACGGCTATTTGCATGTCATCCGTGCacatatttaacacacacaatatacGCTTTAACTACGTGGACACAGGCCTATATTGcaaatataaacatattttctgtACGCATGCTCACATATTCATATAGTAactctactttattttatactATATACACATTCTGTATACGGTACTTACATTTGCCCATTTATTTGGAAATAGATCGTCTCCATAGCGGCACCAGCATCATTATTTCTGCTGCATTGAGTTTGATTAAACGACTCTGCTGCTTTCCGTTCCCTCACTATAAAAAAAACGTACATTTTACGACTGCAGCCCCGGCGCCTCCTCCAGTGGCAAAGGCTAactgagggaaaaaagggaaaggggAAGGGAAGGCAAAAATCCTTTGATGTTGGAAGATtaaaggacaaaaagaaaaaggggatgTCAGTGCTCCGCCGTAAAGTATCTCCTCCGCCAACCAGCGAACTGCAGCCACTTGCTCTAATGGCTCGGCTCCTTCAAAGATGGTTGTGTCTAATTATACGACGGCGGTGCAGCTGTTGAACAATATCTGTGATCCGCCTTCATCTCgccgtgcgtctgtgtgtggcgCTCGCCGTCTCTCGGGAGCGAACAATGGCCGCGGCCCTCAGGACCCCCGGCTGATGCTCGAATAACGTTTCAATGTGTGCTTCTTCTCACATTCTTCACACCCTCCCGTCACCATTTCTTTCTCCCGACTCTCCTTCTCGCCAGATGAGATCCACCCGCAAAGTCTCGGTGTGGCCCGTGGCCTTCGTGGGCGGCTTGCGGTACGAGTCCCCCAAGGTGAACGCGGCCGGAAAGGTCTACGGCTGGAAGACGGTGTTCGACCCCCATCGGCCCTTCGCCATCGACATGGCCGGCTTCGCCATCAACCTGAGGCTCATCCTCTTCAAGCCGCAGGCGTACTTTAAGCTGCGCGGGGTGAAGGGGGGCTACCAGGAGAGCAGTTTGCTCCGGGAACTCGTTACACTCAACGACCTGGAGCCTAAAGCAGCCAATTGCACTAAGGTAACTGAGCCGTCTGTGGTTAAAGTTTAATGAGAATGCTAGAAAGTATTGAGGTCCCCTACAGATGAATCAAAGTACAAATACATCAATGCAAAGGTACTCCATTCCaagtctatttaaaaaaaattccagCCTGTGTATTTTGAGTAAAAGGACTGAGcagttaataataaaatgatgaataaatacgtaattTGCTTTTTGCAGGTTGTTTTGCATGATAACTCTGGGTTTTTGTGAGATTGTAATTGTGCAGCAGAGGAGAAACAACgtaaagtcttttaaaaaaacattttagagaACAAAATCTTTAATGGAGGTGCTGAGGACGAATAGAAACCTTTTGTTGGAGGTCACAGGTCAAACAGGTCAGGAACAACTAGTTCAATCTTTAACAGAACACTGATATACAGGCatagtatttttcttttcattttaaaatcctAATCAAGTACAGAAGTATAATAAATGCAGAATAGTAAATAGTGCAATATTTTCCTTTGGAATAAAAGAGTAGATGTGAAAAGCTGTATAAAATGGCAAAGCCCACCTTCCACCACCTGCTGTGGACTGATGAAATAGCTGAAATAAGCTCTTTATGAATCTGCACGTAGAACCATATTGGTGTTATAAGTTTACCACTAATTCAGAttcagaggaaataaaacattatcTTGCAGTGTTCAATCTTGCATCTGACTGTGCTTGTGATTCAGGACAGATTTGAAACTGCTGGTTTCTATAATAAGATCGATCTGTCTGCAACACATTTCCTCAAGTGTTTATTCACATATGATGTTGTTAGATGCGTCATACTTACTTGATTAAGCATCTGCATCTGGGAAAAAAATTAACTTGTGAGTTAACTGCTTTGTGTGTCCGCCCCCTCGTGCCCCTCTTCAACGTAAACAGGCCAAGAAACCCAAGCATTTACTTCCGAAAAGTTGTTGCTTGTTGGAAATCATTGATTATGTTGCGCACATTGTCCACAACgctttctgcacacacacacacacacacacagacacacacacaggcttgagggcagcagcagcagcagctaagcCGCTCCACGGTTCCCTCTAACGACCTTTGGTCTGCGAGGGTCACACCGCTAACCTTCTTGTTGGGCAAAGGGAAGAGtcggcccgggggggggggctccggctAGCCGGGCTCCTCAACACAACCAAccccacagacgcacaaacacacaaagagagagcgGGGAGAGGAAGGCTTTTTCTCCCGCTCTCCCCCCAGCCTTTCAGAGGGCTAAATGAAAAGAGGGGATTCAGGGAAAGGCCGAGAGAGCGGAATTGGACTTGGGAGGAACGGGGAGGGAAGGGCCTGCACACTGATTACAGATGAGCACGGGGAACGGACTGGAGGgcgggaggggtggagggataGAGAGGTGGAGGACGGGTGGAGGTGTGGGGAGGAACGCGATCGTCGCGGATCGGCACCCCTCTTCTCTTATAATCTGCCACTTCCGATGCGAGTGACTATTAACCTCCCCCAACACCTGAGTAAAGCGGGAGTGCGCTCGCGGCACATCTGAAACACGCCGGATGCATAATTCATGGCCGGCCGCCACGGCAGGATGAAAGCGAGGAGGACTCCGACGCGGCGAAGAGCGAGGAAGGATGAGCTCGGCTCTCCTGGCTCTCCTCCCCTGTTCCCGCCGCCCTCCTTTCCTGGAAGTTTGTCCTAATGAAGACTCCAATAGCATAACCCAGGAGAACCGTGCAAAGAACTGTAACGCCACTGCAGGggcccatatatatatatttatatatatatttatatatatatttatatgtgctGTGTCAAAATGTCATTTGAAGGTGGCCATCATCCTATAGGGGCGGGAGAGGACTGTGCACAGGCCGAGCTGAAGGGGCCGTGTCATATTTGGTCGCTCTTCACTCACTTCTAATGCAGGGTTCACGCTCAAGTAGCTCTTTACACACAGACAGCGCCGGCGGCGCGGCGTGTACTGAAAGAGCTGCGAACAGAATGGACTATTTTGGAAGAAGGCGAGGCGGGGAGGGAGCTGAAAGGGATGAGAGGACTCCACGAGTGCATTAAGGGAACAGCGTGGCCctaatgttgctgttgtttgtgttgttttttttcctcaacagaTACTTGTTTGGCACACAAGAACGGAGAAACCCGTCCTTGTCAACGAGGGGAAAAAGGGATTCACAGACCCCAATGTGGAGATTTGACCGTTTTCCCGTCAGAACGCGGTAATTAATGATGCTGATGAGCATTTTGACAAAGTCTTACGGACGAGCAGCTGTTTAaatt
Coding sequences:
- the LOC120815825 gene encoding galactosylgalactosylxylosylprotein 3-beta-glucuronosyltransferase 1 isoform X1; protein product: MPKRRDILAIVLIVLPWTLLITVWHQSAIAPLLAIRKACHHLVKEIFIIPETLAVRHHRLSDDGVEGKREAGGQAQDSKEYCASDKDIVEVVRTEYVYTRPPPWSDVLATIHIITPTYSRPVQKAELTRLANTFLHVPNLHWILVEDAQRRTPLVTRLLRETGLNYTHLNVETPKNYKLRGDTRDPRIPRGTMQRNLALRWLRETFNANSSQAGIVYFADDDNSYSLELFEEMRSTRKVSVWPVAFVGGLRYESPKVNAAGKVYGWKTVFDPHRPFAIDMAGFAINLRLILFKPQAYFKLRGVKGGYQESSLLRELVTLNDLEPKAANCTKILVWHTRTEKPVLVNEGKKGFTDPNVEI
- the LOC120815825 gene encoding galactosylgalactosylxylosylprotein 3-beta-glucuronosyltransferase 1 isoform X2, with amino-acid sequence MPKRRDILAIVLIVLPWTLLITVWHQSAIAPLLAIRKDDGVEGKREAGGQAQDSKEYCASDKDIVEVVRTEYVYTRPPPWSDVLATIHIITPTYSRPVQKAELTRLANTFLHVPNLHWILVEDAQRRTPLVTRLLRETGLNYTHLNVETPKNYKLRGDTRDPRIPRGTMQRNLALRWLRETFNANSSQAGIVYFADDDNSYSLELFEEMRSTRKVSVWPVAFVGGLRYESPKVNAAGKVYGWKTVFDPHRPFAIDMAGFAINLRLILFKPQAYFKLRGVKGGYQESSLLRELVTLNDLEPKAANCTKILVWHTRTEKPVLVNEGKKGFTDPNVEI